A genomic segment from Biomphalaria glabrata chromosome 16, xgBioGlab47.1, whole genome shotgun sequence encodes:
- the LOC106078693 gene encoding high-affinity choline transporter 1-like has product MAINVPCLVAVILMYVLVLVIGVVTAKKTHKSQNSEEVMIANRSLGFGVAFFTLTATMICGGFINGTAEFAAWHGLLQTQAPLGYCFGFFISGFIFAPKLRRENYVTMFDPFQYKYGRKMGSLLIIPHLFGDVLWSATMLASLGATVAIIVDIDSTLSIIVSALVAVVYTILGGLYAVAYTDVIQLILVAVGLVVACPFALTDQNVNLNNISSTWVGEVKSGTEWVYLDTYCLLVLGGTTVQPFYQRILACKNTRVAVVSTLVAAIFSFLLTLPAAVLGLAGSAADWNSTDYTGPLPIPEERRSHILPMTLSYLVPLPVSIIGLGAISAASMSSADSCFLSIATVMTKNVYKDIFRKNASDRELMWVLRIFIVLFGTAGTVLAIKATSIYELVVLASDFMYVILFPQLVCVLWVSMTNTYGMVSSYFVALIIRILSGDPTLGIPAVIKYPMYEEETGTQLFPFRTFSMICGFVTLIVVSAITNFLFANGYFPIEYDFFSCQRQRTYQNRSNEHQKMEVKKKLLQQQDLIINGDSKQ; this is encoded by the exons ATGGCGATCAACGTGCCCTGCCTGGTGGCCGTAATACTTATGTACGTCCTCGTCCTGGTCATCGGAGTGGTCACTGCCAAGAAGACTCACAAAAGTCAGAACAGTGAGGAGGTGATGATAGCCAACAGAAGTTTAGGATTTGGTGTGGCCTTTTTCACACTCACAG CCACCATGATCTGTGGAGGATTCATCAACGGGACGGCGGAGTTCGCTGCCTGGCACGGTCTGCTACAGACCCAGGCGCCTCTTGGATACTGTTTCGGATTTTTcataa GTGGGTTCATCTTCGCTCCCAAGCTGAGGCGAGAGAATTACGTGACCATGTTCGATCCCTTTCAGTACAAGTATGGACGTAAGATGGGATCCCTGCTGATCATTCCTCATCTGTTTGGAGATGTCCTGTGGTCAGCCACTATGTTGGCTTCCCTTG GGGCCACTGTCGCTATTATAGTTGACATCGACTCCACCTTGTCCATTATTGTCTCCGCCCTTGTCGCTGTGGTCTACACTATTTTGGGCGGACTATATGCAGTGGCGTATACAGATGTCATTCAGCTGATACTGGTGGCTGTAGGATTG GTAGTAGCTTGTCCTTTTGCCTTGACTGACCAGAATGTTAATCTAAACAACATCTCCAGTACATGGGTTGGGGAGGTCAAGTCAGGTACTGAATGGGTGTACTTGGACACTTACTGTCTCCTAGTTCTGGGAGGAACTACTGTCCAG CCCTTCTACCAAAGAATTTTAGCGTGCAAAAATACCAGAGTTGCTGTCGTCTCTACGTTAGTGGCGGCAATATTCAGTTTTCTTTTGACTCTTCCAGCCGCTGTTTTGGGACTTGCTGGATCCGCCGCTG ATTGGAACAGCACTGACTACACAGGACCACTACCTATCCCAGAAGAACGCAGAAGTCACATTCTTCCCATGACGCTCAGCTACTTGGTTCCACTTCCTGTTTCTATTATTGGCCTTGGCGCCATTTCTGCCGCATCGATGTCGTCTGCTGATTCCTGCTTTCTGTCCATAGCCACAGTGATGACAAAAAATGTCTATAAAGATATCTTCAGGAAAAAC GCAAGTGACCGAGAACTGATGTGGGTCTTGAGAATCTTCATCGTTCTGTTTGGCACTGCAGGCACAGTGCTGGCCATTAAAGCCACGTCTATATACGAGCTTGTCGTTCTGGCCAG TGATTTCATGTATGTCATACTGTTCCCACAATTGGTGTGTGTCCTGTGGGTCAGCATGACCAATACTTACGGGATGGTCTCCAGTTATTTCGTAGCTCTCATTATACGCATCTTAAGCGGTGACCCGACGTTAGGCATACCAGCTGTGATCAAGTATCCAATGTATGAGGAAGAAACTGGAACACAGCTGTTTCCGTTCAG AACTTTTAGCATGATCTGCGGCTTTGTAACTTTGATCGTTGTCTCAGCCATTACCAACTTCCTGTTCGCTAATGGTTATTTTCCCATCGAGTACGACTTCTTCAGCTGCCAGCGTCAAAGAACGTACCAGAACCGCAGCAACGAGCATCAAAAAATGGAAGTTAAGAAGAAACTTCTACAGCAGCAGGATCTCATCATTAATGGAGATTCGAAACAGTAG